Proteins from a single region of Oenanthe melanoleuca isolate GR-GAL-2019-014 chromosome 12, OMel1.0, whole genome shotgun sequence:
- the RPL32 gene encoding 60S ribosomal protein L32, producing the protein MPALRPLVKPRIVKKRTKKFIRHQSDRYVKIKRNWRKPRGIDNRVRRRFKGQILMPNIGYGSNKKTKHMLPTGFRKFLVHNVKELEVLMMSNKSYCAEIAHNVSSKNRKVIVERAAQLAIKITNPNARLRSEENE; encoded by the exons ATGCCCGCTCTCAGGCCTCTCGTGAAGCCCAGGATCGTCAAGAAGAGAACCAAGAAGTTCATCCGGCACCAGTCTGACCGCTATGTCAAGATCAAG CGCAACTGGCGCAAACCCAGAGGCATCGACAACAGAGTGCGCCGGCGCTTCAAGGGGCAGATCCTGATGCCCAACATCGGCTACGGCAGCAACAAGAAGACAAAACACATGCTGCCCACGGGCTTCAGAAAGTTCCTGGTCCACAACGTGAAGGAGCTGGAAGTGCTGATGATGAGCAACAA gtCGTACTGTGCAGAGATTGCCCACAACGTGTCCTCCAAGAACAGGAAGGTGATTGTGGAGAGAGCTGCCCAGCTCGCCATCAAGATCACCAACCCCAACGCCAGGCTGCGCAGCGAGGAGAACGAgtag